One genomic segment of Prochlorococcus marinus str. MIT 0919 includes these proteins:
- a CDS encoding B12-binding domain-containing radical SAM protein, which translates to MIWATLAQRSDVDVRRVFTDQRESDHKNTDLFGLSLSWELDGPVFLELLERQGIPIWSNQRTDDDPIVFGGGPVLTANPEPLAPFLDVVLLGDGENLLPNFIQKIQETRYLSRIEQLKSLAQVEGIYVPQFYIPQYTAEGALKAITPSDQDIPSFISKQTWSGNVLTHSTVITPDAAWANIHMVETVRSCPELCRFCLASYLTLPFRTSALEEGLIPAIEKGLTSTKRIGLLGASVTQHPQFSELLQWINKDRFDDIRLSVSSVRASTVNAQMTQTLAKHGSKSITIAIESGSEKIRKLVNKKLSEEEIFMAARYALDGGLTKLKLYAMVGLPLEDVDDIEATADLLLRIKRKTSGLRLTLGVSTFVPKAHTPFQWCGVRREADKRLKLLNKRLRPHGITVRAESYKWSLIQALISRSDRRLAPVLYLMKGAHNSFGGWKNAYNLIQNNSELNNPIATLPSLPSWEEIIHENWPFSRVLPWQHLKGALTPKVLVDHHQKSLNQVF; encoded by the coding sequence GTGATCTGGGCAACTCTTGCACAAAGATCAGATGTTGATGTCAGGAGAGTCTTTACTGATCAAAGAGAGTCTGACCATAAAAATACTGACCTTTTTGGCCTCTCTCTCAGCTGGGAATTAGATGGGCCAGTCTTTCTTGAACTTTTAGAAAGACAAGGCATTCCGATATGGAGTAATCAACGAACTGATGATGACCCCATTGTTTTCGGAGGAGGTCCTGTTCTTACAGCCAATCCAGAACCTTTGGCTCCTTTTCTAGATGTTGTACTCCTTGGAGATGGAGAAAACTTACTACCAAATTTTATCCAAAAAATTCAGGAAACACGATATCTCTCGCGAATAGAACAATTAAAGAGTCTTGCCCAAGTAGAAGGTATATATGTACCTCAATTTTACATTCCCCAATACACAGCTGAAGGAGCATTAAAAGCTATTACACCTAGTGACCAAGACATACCTAGTTTTATATCTAAACAAACTTGGAGTGGCAATGTATTAACTCACTCCACTGTTATTACACCAGATGCTGCATGGGCAAACATACACATGGTTGAAACCGTTAGAAGTTGCCCAGAACTATGCCGTTTCTGTCTGGCTAGTTACCTCACTCTTCCATTTCGTACATCTGCTCTAGAAGAAGGTCTCATTCCTGCTATTGAAAAAGGTTTAACTTCAACTAAACGCATAGGACTTTTAGGTGCATCAGTCACCCAACACCCACAATTCTCCGAGTTATTACAATGGATAAATAAAGATCGTTTTGATGATATTCGCCTAAGTGTTAGTTCGGTTCGAGCATCAACTGTTAATGCACAGATGACTCAAACGCTTGCAAAACACGGGTCTAAATCCATAACAATAGCTATAGAAAGTGGTAGCGAAAAAATTAGAAAGCTAGTCAATAAGAAACTGTCAGAAGAGGAAATATTTATGGCAGCTAGATATGCTCTTGATGGTGGTTTAACCAAGCTAAAGCTTTATGCAATGGTAGGACTACCTCTTGAAGATGTAGATGATATAGAGGCTACAGCAGACCTACTTCTAAGAATTAAAAGAAAAACTTCAGGACTTCGACTTACACTAGGTGTAAGCACATTTGTACCAAAAGCACATACACCATTCCAATGGTGTGGAGTACGTCGAGAAGCAGATAAAAGATTAAAACTGCTCAATAAACGATTAAGACCTCACGGAATCACTGTACGAGCAGAAAGTTATAAGTGGAGCTTAATTCAAGCCTTAATATCTAGGAGTGATCGTCGTCTTGCTCCAGTTCTGTACTTAATGAAAGGCGCACATAACAGCTTCGGAGGATGGAAAAATGCGTACAATTTAATTCAAAATAATTCCGAGTTAAATAATCCAATCGCTACACTGCCATCCCTTCCTTCCTGGGAAGAAATTATTCATGAAAATTGGCCTTTCTCTAGAGTCCTACCATGGCAGCACCTCAAAGGCGCCTTAACACCTAAGGTACTAGTCGACCATCATCAAAAGAGCTTAAACCAAGTTTTTTAA
- a CDS encoding RpoD/SigA family RNA polymerase sigma factor produces MGIPLESTNGASLSPSVDIAFSSNSKRQQEKASGNGPVSKGRAGGRLPTDSIGFYLSSIGRVPLLTAAEEIELAHHVQKMKALLDVPKEKHTPRQRHQIRMGKRARDRMMAANLRLVVSVAKKYQNQGLELLDLVQEGAIGLERAVDKFDPAMGYKFSTYAYWWIRQGMTRAIDNSARTIRLPIHISEKLSKMRRNSRELSHRLGRQPSRLELANAMGMEPKDLEDLIAQSAPCASLDSHARGEEDRSTLGELIPDPNSDEPMAGMDRNMQKEHLGGWLSQLNEREQKIMRLRFGLDGEEPLTLAEIGRQINVSRERVRQLEAKAILKLRVMTTHQQAA; encoded by the coding sequence ATGGGGATCCCTCTGGAATCTACCAATGGTGCATCTTTATCACCATCAGTAGATATCGCTTTTTCAAGCAATTCGAAAAGGCAGCAAGAAAAGGCATCTGGAAATGGACCAGTCTCTAAAGGAAGAGCGGGAGGCAGGCTACCAACTGATTCAATTGGGTTTTATCTAAGCAGTATTGGCAGAGTTCCTTTACTAACAGCTGCTGAAGAAATAGAGCTTGCACATCATGTGCAAAAGATGAAAGCATTGTTAGACGTTCCTAAAGAAAAACACACTCCACGGCAAAGACACCAGATCCGAATGGGGAAAAGAGCAAGGGACCGCATGATGGCAGCAAACTTAAGGCTAGTCGTTAGTGTTGCGAAAAAATATCAAAATCAAGGTCTCGAACTACTCGATTTAGTTCAGGAAGGAGCTATTGGATTGGAGCGTGCTGTTGATAAATTTGATCCTGCTATGGGATACAAGTTTTCAACATATGCTTATTGGTGGATACGGCAAGGCATGACCAGAGCGATTGATAATAGCGCACGCACAATTCGTCTTCCTATTCATATCAGCGAAAAGCTTTCCAAAATGAGGCGAAATTCTCGGGAATTATCTCATCGCCTAGGTAGACAACCTAGCAGGTTAGAGCTTGCAAATGCTATGGGAATGGAACCAAAAGATTTAGAAGATCTAATTGCTCAAAGTGCACCTTGTGCATCTTTAGACTCTCATGCTCGTGGAGAAGAAGACAGAAGTACTCTCGGTGAGTTAATTCCAGATCCAAATTCTGATGAACCTATGGCAGGAATGGATCGGAATATGCAAAAAGAACATTTAGGTGGATGGTTATCTCAATTAAATGAAAGAGAGCAAAAAATTATGCGTTTAAGGTTTGGACTTGATGGAGAAGAGCCCTTAACACTTGCAGAAATTGGAAGGCAAATTAATGTTTCACGAGAACGCGTAAGACAATTAGAAGCAAAAGCCATTCTAAAACTGAGAGTAATGACAACTCACCAGCAAGCTGCTTAA
- a CDS encoding 3-deoxy-7-phosphoheptulonate synthase, whose translation MVLSSDFHLVDKTSDLHVVETRPLVPPSSLHSDLPLDLKTAEVVTKARKRIQSILSGNDSRLLVIVGPCSVHDVEAAKDYANQLALLRKRFSSKLEIVMRVYFEKPRTTIGWKGLINDPHLDGSYDINTGLRLARSLLLDLARSGMPAATELLDPVVPQYIADLISWTAIGARTTESQTHREMASGLSMPIGYKNGTDGTIGIAINAMQAASRAHHFLGINHDGCASIISTTGNPDGHLVLRGGNSGTNYDLDSVLNVARELSEASLVDKVMIDCSHGNSKKDFRRQGDVLKEVSKQLKNGMSHVMGVMIESHLQEGNQKLTEDPGNLTYGQSITDACIDIQTTELLLEELAYSICL comes from the coding sequence ATGGTTCTTTCATCAGACTTTCATTTGGTTGATAAAACCTCAGATCTTCACGTTGTAGAGACCAGGCCATTGGTCCCACCTTCTTCGCTGCACAGTGATTTACCTCTGGATTTAAAAACTGCGGAGGTTGTGACTAAAGCGCGTAAGAGGATTCAATCTATTCTTTCTGGTAATGATTCTCGTTTGTTGGTGATAGTTGGCCCGTGTTCCGTACATGATGTTGAGGCAGCAAAGGATTATGCTAATCAACTTGCTCTATTAAGAAAGCGCTTCTCATCAAAACTTGAGATTGTAATGAGGGTTTATTTTGAAAAACCTAGAACAACTATTGGTTGGAAAGGTTTGATTAATGACCCTCATTTAGATGGTTCGTATGATATAAACACAGGTCTAAGATTGGCAAGATCGCTGCTTCTAGACTTGGCTAGATCTGGTATGCCAGCTGCTACAGAGTTGTTAGATCCAGTTGTACCTCAATATATTGCAGATTTAATAAGCTGGACTGCTATTGGAGCAAGAACAACGGAAAGTCAAACTCATCGTGAAATGGCTTCAGGTTTGTCAATGCCAATAGGCTATAAAAATGGTACAGATGGCACAATTGGTATTGCTATTAATGCAATGCAAGCAGCCTCTAGGGCTCATCATTTTTTAGGTATTAATCATGATGGCTGTGCGTCAATAATAAGTACAACTGGTAATCCTGATGGACATCTTGTTTTGAGGGGAGGGAATAGCGGTACTAATTATGATCTTGATTCAGTTTTGAATGTTGCTAGAGAGCTTTCGGAAGCCTCCCTTGTTGATAAGGTGATGATTGATTGTAGTCATGGAAATTCGAAGAAGGATTTTCGCAGGCAAGGTGATGTTCTTAAGGAAGTTTCCAAGCAGCTTAAAAATGGTATGTCACATGTCATGGGAGTAATGATTGAAAGCCATCTTCAAGAAGGAAACCAGAAGCTAACTGAAGATCCTGGAAACCTTACTTATGGTCAAAGTATTACCGATGCCTGTATTGACATCCAGACTACAGAATTGTTGCTTGAAGAGCTTGCATATTCTATTTGTTTATAG
- a CDS encoding O-antigen ligase family protein, which translates to MNFLRPVLNNRPESSRPFAWVCFQLGLFFLASTPLISSFFFLVPLIQGTFLRRDYFLKDKWNYPLILAAILMVIGSYKAYSGWLAWVGLANWIPFFWCFWGFQPYLLTRGARKRSSLLLLAGTFPVLLTGFGQIWFGWQGPWQFLYGLIIWFIDFGGNPNGRLSGLFNYANIAGSWLAIIWPFALAFLINSSATFRNRIVSFAFTIATAIAVFLTDSRNAWAAIFIAIPFVLGPSSWFWLLPLLSAIFLLLLFSAFPVVPLELQLFARRIIPEDIWTRLNDFKYMNNRPIEATRIYQWKEAINLFLQRPWLGYGAAAFSVLYPLRQGIWHGHAHNLPLELLVAHGIPVAILVVGFVLLLLIISSKNCNFFGDLRNKSLATQNLFDRAWWTAAFILVFLHGADMPFFDSRINLAGWILLSGLRCMLIPTNSFKKLGLSSFDDGRLVP; encoded by the coding sequence ATGAACTTTTTGAGGCCTGTATTAAATAATCGTCCAGAATCCTCCAGACCTTTTGCGTGGGTTTGTTTCCAATTGGGATTATTTTTTCTTGCTTCTACCCCATTAATTTCTTCTTTCTTCTTTTTGGTACCTTTAATTCAAGGTACCTTTCTGCGGAGAGACTATTTTCTAAAAGATAAATGGAATTATCCATTAATTTTAGCTGCTATTTTGATGGTGATTGGTAGTTATAAAGCATATTCCGGTTGGTTAGCTTGGGTTGGACTTGCAAATTGGATTCCTTTTTTTTGGTGTTTTTGGGGTTTTCAACCTTATTTATTGACACGAGGTGCTAGGAAACGTTCTTCCTTGCTTTTACTTGCTGGTACGTTTCCCGTCCTGCTAACAGGCTTTGGTCAGATTTGGTTTGGTTGGCAAGGGCCATGGCAATTTTTATATGGCTTAATTATTTGGTTTATTGATTTTGGGGGGAACCCAAATGGCCGCTTATCTGGTTTGTTTAACTATGCCAATATTGCAGGCTCATGGTTAGCAATAATTTGGCCATTTGCGCTAGCTTTTTTAATTAACTCATCAGCTACTTTTCGTAATCGTATTGTTAGCTTTGCATTTACTATTGCCACAGCGATTGCTGTATTCCTGACTGACTCTAGGAATGCTTGGGCTGCCATATTCATAGCAATTCCGTTTGTACTGGGACCTAGTAGTTGGTTTTGGTTATTGCCTTTATTGAGTGCAATTTTTTTATTACTTCTCTTTTCTGCATTTCCAGTCGTCCCATTAGAATTACAACTTTTTGCGCGAAGAATTATCCCAGAGGATATTTGGACTCGTTTAAATGATTTTAAATACATGAATAATAGACCTATAGAGGCAACTCGTATTTATCAATGGAAGGAGGCTATTAATTTATTTCTGCAGAGACCTTGGCTGGGATATGGTGCAGCTGCCTTTTCTGTCTTATACCCTTTACGCCAAGGAATATGGCATGGTCATGCTCATAATTTGCCACTTGAATTATTGGTGGCTCATGGCATTCCTGTCGCAATATTAGTAGTTGGTTTTGTTTTGCTTTTGTTGATTATTTCTTCTAAGAATTGCAATTTCTTTGGTGATTTAAGAAATAAATCTTTGGCAACTCAAAATTTGTTTGATAGAGCATGGTGGACAGCAGCATTTATCCTTGTTTTTCTACATGGTGCAGATATGCCTTTTTTTGATAGTCGAATTAATTTAGCAGGATGGATTTTGTTGTCAGGTTTGCGTTGTATGTTGATACCTACGAATTCTTTTAAAAAACTTGGTTTAAGCTCTTTTGATGATGGTCGACTAGTACCTTAG
- the purU gene encoding formyltetrahydrofolate deformylase: protein MTTTVILQLICPDRPGLVSEIASWVSKNNGNIRHADHHTDDGAGLFLSRIEWDLASFRLKREAIFKEAYQLADSLKGKAQLNFSDESPKVAIFVSKQSHCLLDLLWRVRSGELQMTVPLVISNHANLSGICDDFNIPFRHIPVNPTNKLESEDIIIKTLDEYGIELIVLAKYMQILSSSFLGRFPLIINIHHSFLPAFKGAQPYHKAWKRGVKLIGATAHYVTEDLDDGPIIEQTTMQVSHRDEVQDLIRKGRDTERIALARALRMHLCRQVMVYSGRTAVFA from the coding sequence TTGACTACTACTGTAATATTGCAGCTGATATGTCCTGATCGTCCTGGATTGGTTAGTGAGATAGCAAGTTGGGTATCTAAGAATAATGGTAATATTAGGCATGCTGATCATCATACCGATGATGGGGCGGGACTTTTCCTTAGTCGAATTGAATGGGATCTTGCTAGTTTTAGATTAAAGAGAGAAGCTATTTTTAAAGAGGCTTATCAACTTGCTGATTCCTTAAAAGGAAAGGCCCAGTTAAATTTTTCTGATGAATCTCCAAAAGTTGCAATTTTTGTTAGTAAACAAAGTCATTGCCTTTTAGATTTGCTTTGGCGTGTTCGGAGTGGAGAACTTCAAATGACAGTTCCCTTGGTAATATCTAACCATGCTAATTTGAGTGGTATTTGTGATGATTTTAATATTCCTTTTAGACATATTCCTGTAAACCCTACTAACAAGTTGGAATCGGAAGATATCATCATTAAAACATTAGATGAATATGGTATTGAATTGATTGTTTTAGCTAAATATATGCAGATTTTAAGTTCTTCATTTTTAGGAAGATTCCCTTTAATTATTAACATTCATCATTCTTTTTTACCTGCATTTAAGGGTGCACAGCCTTACCATAAAGCGTGGAAGAGAGGTGTTAAGCTCATAGGTGCTACCGCACATTATGTGACAGAAGACTTAGATGATGGTCCTATTATTGAGCAAACGACTATGCAGGTGAGCCATCGAGATGAAGTTCAAGATTTAATTCGTAAAGGTCGAGATACAGAACGGATTGCTCTTGCTCGTGCCTTAAGAATGCATCTCTGTAGGCAAGTTATGGTTTATAGCGGACGGACAGCTGTTTTCGCATGA
- a CDS encoding ClC family H(+)/Cl(-) exchange transporter — MKDLFELETNLAIKKTTRSINNLLTKKWLIVVIALMLTGLGAALTGVLFTTGIQLLDNWRLNLLNEIPPWFLLPVIGGIGGFSSSYLISKLSPSASGSGVSHIMAFMRHRSVPMGLRVGMVKLIGGIIAIGSGFPLGPEGPAVQMGGSVAWKMAQILKAPVAFRRVIVAAGGGAGLAAIFNAPIGGFVYVIEELLNSVRPVVLLLVVVTTFWADTWADVLQAIGLNSTSGGYNSSLGFQIEREYSPLVNFLPIDLGYLIVLGIIIGCLAELYCRYVLTMQKQGMVWFGNQLILKMTSCGVILGFIYAFLPNEFHHITELKTIIANGEIGIPMALSIFFILFVTTGLAAASGAPGGLFYPMLILGGSMGLACGNFVEIVTGHVPSTYVFAGMGAFVAACSHTPVTAMFLAFALTKDLLILKPLLVACITSFLVARSFNEHSIYERQIDLDLTKNRKSSRL; from the coding sequence ATGAAAGATTTATTTGAATTAGAAACCAATCTTGCGATAAAAAAAACAACGAGAAGCATAAACAATCTCCTCACAAAGAAATGGCTTATTGTCGTAATTGCCTTAATGCTAACTGGATTAGGTGCAGCACTTACAGGTGTATTATTTACAACAGGTATTCAACTACTTGATAATTGGCGATTAAATCTACTGAATGAAATCCCACCTTGGTTCCTTTTACCTGTAATAGGAGGGATAGGAGGATTCTCTTCTAGCTATCTAATTTCAAAACTTTCGCCTTCTGCTAGTGGTTCAGGAGTGTCACATATTATGGCTTTTATGCGTCATCGATCAGTCCCAATGGGGCTAAGAGTAGGCATGGTAAAACTAATTGGAGGCATTATTGCTATTGGAAGCGGATTTCCCCTAGGACCAGAAGGACCAGCTGTACAAATGGGAGGATCAGTCGCATGGAAAATGGCTCAAATACTTAAAGCTCCAGTAGCATTTAGAAGAGTCATTGTTGCAGCAGGTGGAGGTGCAGGGTTAGCAGCCATTTTTAATGCACCAATAGGAGGCTTTGTATATGTCATTGAAGAACTATTAAACTCTGTAAGACCAGTTGTTCTACTACTGGTAGTCGTAACAACGTTTTGGGCCGATACTTGGGCAGATGTTTTACAAGCAATAGGTCTAAATTCAACTTCAGGAGGATATAACAGCAGCTTAGGCTTTCAAATTGAACGCGAATACTCACCGTTAGTTAACTTTTTACCCATTGACCTTGGTTATTTAATTGTTCTAGGCATCATTATTGGATGCCTAGCAGAACTATATTGTCGATATGTGTTAACCATGCAAAAGCAGGGCATGGTTTGGTTTGGGAATCAATTAATTCTGAAAATGACTTCTTGTGGTGTAATCCTTGGATTCATTTATGCTTTCCTTCCTAACGAATTTCATCATATTACTGAACTAAAAACAATTATTGCCAACGGAGAGATAGGTATTCCTATGGCCTTAAGCATATTTTTTATTCTTTTTGTGACCACAGGTCTAGCAGCAGCCTCTGGAGCTCCTGGTGGACTTTTTTATCCAATGCTTATCCTTGGTGGGTCAATGGGTCTGGCTTGTGGAAACTTTGTAGAAATAGTTACCGGCCATGTTCCAAGTACATATGTTTTTGCAGGGATGGGAGCATTTGTTGCAGCTTGTTCACATACACCTGTTACCGCAATGTTCCTTGCATTTGCACTTACCAAAGACCTACTTATTTTGAAACCACTTTTAGTAGCATGTATTACAAGCTTTCTAGTGGCACGATCATTTAATGAACATTCAATATATGAAAGACAAATAGATTTAGACCTAACGAAAAATCGGAAATCATCAAGACTATAG
- the acnB gene encoding bifunctional aconitate hydratase 2/2-methylisocitrate dehydratase, protein MLTKYRDLAKERVAQGIPPLPLNAEETHALTALLETPPENESTEFLLNLLRNRIPPGVDPASYVKAAWLNSIAKGSTQSPLVTPLEATRLLGTMVGGYNVSALIEILQNQNLDLAQCAAESLSKIILVYDAVNDVLDLAKKNDYAKYVIDSWANAEWFTSKPKLGKKLEVTIFKVNGETNTDDLSPAIHATTRPDIPLHALTMLESRYPNALQTITKLKEKGHPLAYVGDVVGTGSSRKSAINSVLWHIGKDIPYIPNKRSGGVILGNQIAPIFFNTAEDSGALAIECNVSQFETGDVLSIYPYEGKITKSDELHSSETLLCSFTLKPTTIKDEIQAGGRIPLMIGRALTDKVRAKLKLKPSEVFTRPSQAKVIKHGFTQAQKIVGKACGLAGVTPGTSCEPLITTVGSQDTTGPMTRDEMKELACLGFSADLVMQSFCHTAAYPKPVDIQTQQELPDFFAERGGVALRPGDGIIHSWLNRMLLPDTVGTGGDSHTRFPLGISFPGGSGVVAFAAAIGSMPIDMPESVLVRFDGSLQQGITLRDIVNAIPWMAIKQGLLTVDQANKVNVFNGRVLEIEGLPDLKLEQAFELTDASAERSCAGCTIQLSSETISEYLKSNIALLKNMIVRGYKDPRTLERRITAMEDWLKEPSLLTADVNANYANTININLNEIKEPILACPNDPDNVKLLSEVAGSPIDEVFIGSCMTNIGHYRAAATVLNNEGTNKATLWVCPPTRMDEEMLRKEGYYQIFENAGSRMEMPGCSLCMGNQARVKDNATVFSTSTRNFNNRLGNGAQVYLGSAELAAVCALLGYIPTLEEYQSIAARKIMPIENKLYRYLNFNQIKGFEKEGQVISNKEKSNFVSSN, encoded by the coding sequence ATGCTGACTAAATACAGGGACTTGGCTAAAGAAAGGGTTGCACAAGGCATCCCCCCTTTACCCTTAAATGCGGAGGAAACCCATGCATTGACAGCGCTTTTAGAGACTCCTCCAGAAAATGAAAGCACTGAATTTTTATTAAATTTATTAAGAAACCGAATCCCCCCAGGCGTTGATCCAGCTTCATATGTGAAAGCTGCATGGCTCAATTCAATTGCAAAAGGGAGCACACAATCTCCTTTAGTAACGCCACTTGAAGCAACCAGACTATTGGGCACAATGGTTGGTGGGTATAACGTTTCTGCTTTAATTGAAATCCTCCAAAATCAAAACCTCGATCTAGCCCAATGTGCAGCAGAAAGTTTGAGCAAAATCATTCTTGTATATGACGCAGTCAATGACGTCCTAGATTTAGCTAAAAAAAATGATTATGCAAAATATGTTATTGATAGTTGGGCTAATGCAGAATGGTTTACGAGTAAACCTAAGCTCGGAAAAAAATTAGAAGTAACCATTTTTAAGGTTAATGGTGAAACAAATACCGATGATTTATCACCAGCGATTCATGCCACAACAAGACCAGATATACCACTACATGCACTGACAATGCTTGAAAGTCGTTACCCTAATGCACTACAAACAATTACAAAGCTAAAAGAAAAAGGACATCCTCTAGCATATGTAGGGGATGTTGTCGGTACTGGTAGTTCTCGTAAATCAGCTATTAACTCCGTGCTATGGCATATAGGTAAAGATATCCCTTACATTCCAAATAAAAGATCAGGAGGAGTAATTCTTGGCAATCAAATTGCTCCAATTTTCTTTAATACAGCAGAAGATTCTGGGGCATTAGCAATCGAATGTAATGTTAGTCAATTTGAAACAGGTGACGTCTTATCTATTTACCCCTACGAAGGTAAAATCACAAAATCCGATGAACTGCATAGTAGTGAAACACTCTTATGCAGTTTCACACTGAAACCTACAACAATTAAAGATGAAATCCAAGCTGGCGGACGTATCCCTTTAATGATTGGTAGAGCACTCACTGACAAAGTAAGGGCAAAATTAAAACTCAAGCCTAGTGAAGTATTCACTCGACCCAGTCAAGCTAAAGTTATTAAGCATGGGTTCACACAGGCACAAAAAATCGTAGGGAAAGCATGTGGTTTGGCCGGTGTAACGCCTGGAACAAGTTGTGAACCACTAATAACAACTGTAGGCAGTCAAGATACAACAGGTCCTATGACAAGAGATGAGATGAAAGAACTGGCTTGTCTCGGCTTTTCCGCTGATTTAGTTATGCAAAGTTTTTGTCATACAGCCGCCTATCCCAAGCCAGTAGATATCCAAACACAACAAGAACTTCCTGATTTTTTTGCAGAGCGAGGGGGAGTTGCTCTACGTCCAGGTGATGGAATTATTCATAGCTGGCTTAATCGTATGCTGTTGCCTGATACCGTTGGAACTGGTGGAGATAGTCATACAAGATTTCCATTAGGTATTTCTTTCCCAGGTGGATCAGGTGTTGTAGCCTTTGCAGCAGCAATTGGCTCTATGCCAATTGACATGCCAGAATCAGTACTTGTACGGTTTGATGGTTCTTTACAACAAGGTATAACCCTGAGAGACATTGTGAATGCAATCCCCTGGATGGCAATAAAACAAGGACTTCTCACCGTTGATCAAGCAAACAAAGTAAACGTTTTTAATGGGCGTGTTCTTGAAATCGAAGGCCTGCCTGATCTGAAACTTGAACAAGCCTTTGAGCTAACAGATGCAAGTGCAGAGCGTTCTTGTGCAGGTTGCACAATACAACTTTCTTCAGAAACAATTAGTGAATATCTAAAAAGTAATATTGCCTTGTTAAAAAATATGATTGTCAGAGGGTATAAAGATCCACGTACCTTAGAAAGAAGAATAACAGCAATGGAAGATTGGTTAAAAGAACCAAGTCTTCTGACTGCAGACGTAAATGCTAATTATGCAAATACTATAAATATCAATTTAAATGAAATAAAAGAACCAATTCTAGCTTGCCCAAATGATCCCGATAACGTAAAACTTTTAAGTGAAGTTGCCGGCAGTCCTATAGATGAAGTCTTTATTGGTTCATGTATGACTAATATTGGTCATTACCGTGCTGCTGCTACTGTTCTTAACAATGAAGGAACCAACAAAGCAACACTTTGGGTATGCCCCCCGACACGGATGGATGAGGAAATGCTGAGAAAAGAAGGTTATTATCAAATCTTCGAAAATGCTGGTAGTCGTATGGAAATGCCTGGTTGCTCTCTTTGCATGGGTAATCAAGCACGTGTAAAAGATAATGCCACTGTCTTTTCTACTAGCACTAGAAATTTTAACAACCGTCTCGGTAATGGAGCTCAGGTCTACCTAGGTAGCGCTGAATTAGCAGCTGTCTGTGCTCTACTAGGATACATTCCTACTCTTGAAGAATATCAATCAATTGCGGCTAGAAAAATAATGCCAATAGAAAATAAGCTGTATAGATATTTAAATTTTAATCAAATTAAAGGGTTTGAAAAAGAAGGACAAGTTATCTCAAATAAAGAGAAAAGCAATTTTGTTTCATCCAATTAA
- a CDS encoding diacylglycerol/polyprenol kinase family protein → MKNLYPLLIIAGWIILILYSAFSIKKFNPDSKELSRKIVHIGTGPILPLAWWLNISSEVAILFSSLITISLWINYQINWIKTFENIQRKTYGTISYGLSITILLFLFWSNNPPAVCAGVLVMAFGDGLAGLIGKQYNSPVWTIFQQKKSLIGTLTMALVSIFVLLIINTFAASNIQPLQIIAMGLIACCLEQIGPYGIDNLTVPLGVAFLWAWIT, encoded by the coding sequence TTGAAAAATCTATATCCGTTACTGATTATTGCTGGATGGATAATCCTAATTTTATATAGTGCATTCTCGATAAAAAAATTCAATCCTGATAGCAAGGAATTAAGTCGTAAAATTGTACATATTGGGACAGGTCCTATTCTTCCATTGGCATGGTGGCTGAACATCTCATCAGAAGTGGCAATTTTATTTTCTAGTCTTATTACTATCTCCTTATGGATAAATTATCAAATAAATTGGATAAAAACTTTTGAGAATATTCAAAGAAAAACCTATGGAACAATATCTTATGGACTAAGCATTACAATCCTGCTGTTTTTATTTTGGTCTAACAATCCTCCAGCCGTGTGTGCAGGAGTCCTGGTTATGGCATTTGGAGATGGCTTGGCTGGACTAATTGGTAAACAATATAATTCTCCTGTGTGGACAATTTTTCAACAAAAAAAATCATTGATAGGAACATTAACTATGGCTTTAGTAAGCATATTTGTACTTCTAATTATCAACACTTTTGCAGCATCTAATATTCAACCCCTACAAATTATTGCCATGGGATTAATAGCCTGCTGTCTCGAGCAAATCGGACCTTATGGAATAGATAATTTAACTGTTCCTCTAGGAGTGGCTTTCCTATGGGCTTGGATAACATAA